In the Puniceicoccaceae bacterium genome, AAGATACCGCACGCAACTGGTCCATCAATGCACCCAAAAATGCGGACCGCACGGTCAACATGGATGACTTCAAGATCCGGGGAGAGGAACATGCCAAACAAACGGGTGATACCACCAGCTACAGCATCGTGGCCCACCTCGATCAGCTGCTGCCCGAAGGTTGGCTGCCGTTCAATCTCAGCGTCTTCTACAACGATGCTGAGAACTTCCAGCCTGCTGCTGGTCGCGTGGACATCCTCAATCGTCCCCTGCCCGCTCCATCCGGAACCACCGAGGACTATGGTTTCATGATCTCCACCAAGGACAACCGCTACGCAGCGCGCGTCAACTGGTATGAAACCAAGGTTGCGTTCGACAGCAACAGTGCCATCGCGAACATCCACTGGGCGATCGGGATTCCCGAAAACTGGGCTCACTCCTACGCCGTTCGTTACCGCGATGGCTTGTTGGAATGGTCTCCGAAGGACGGCATGAGTCCCGAAGAAACCGCAGCCCTCCAGGCCGCATCGCTCGAAGCGTGGTTTGCCAACCCGCCGACCGACATCATCGCCGCTTGGGGTGGAGATCTCAGCGACGAGTCCCTGCGCGTCAATCACCAGACAACCAACCCACCCTCCGGCATGACCGCTACGGGTGACACCGTTTCCAAGGGTCTGGAAATCGAATTGATCGCCAATCCGCTGGAAAACCTGCGCCTCTCGCTCAATGTCGCCAAGACGGAAGCCATGCAGGCAAACGTCGGCGGTTCCTTCGTCGACTACGTCGAAGAACGCCTCGACTACTACCGCACAACACCTGCTGGTGAAATGCGCATCTGGTGGGGCGGTGGTGACTCCATCCTGCAGGACTGGACAAACCGCTTCCTCGGTCAGTATGAGATCATGAAGATCCTCGAAGGCACCGCAACTCCCGAGCTGCGCAAGTGGCGCGCGAACTTCGTTGCCAACTACAGCTTCATCGACGGTGTGCTCAAGGGTGCAAATGTCGGTGGTGGTATCCGCTGGCAGGACAAGGTGGCCATCGGCTACCCCATCATCCCGCGTCCCGAAGGTGGCGTCGATTACGATGTGGGTAACCCCTACACTGGAGGCGAGCGCACTGAGTTCGACTTCTGGGCGGGTTATGAGCGTCCGATCAATGACAAGATCCACTGGCGCATCCAGCTGAATATCCGCAATGCCTTCGGCAAGAACGAGTTGATCCCGATTTCAACTCAGCCCGATGGCAGCACAGCTGCTGCTCGTATTGCTCCCAACATGGGTTGGGAAATCACCAATACGTTCAGATTCTAAGCACCCAAATCACTTTGGTTTCCGCGCGGAATCATTAGGGTCAAGAGCCTCCATCGAAAGATGGGGGCTCTCTTTTTTTCGCTCAGTCGGTGTTCTCCTCCATCGCACGAAATACCGTCAATGCAGCTGGAAGCACTTCAAACTCACAGGGAGATTTCACCTCCACCAACTCTCCATCCACCACCATCGCTTGCGCAGGTTCCGTGCGGATGCAGATCTTGCGTCCCCGAAAATGATGCAGTGAACCGTTAGCATTTTCCTGAGACTTTCCTTGCCACAATTCCAGCAGCGTCTCCAGATCGAGCGCAAATGAGGTGTCACCCGTCAGCACCGTCACATCCAGTTGACCATCGCAGAAATCCGGCACCCCACCTCCGAGCGCAAAGACCGAAGCCATCGGAGCCGCATTGGCAACAACGACACTTCCCGACTCGAATTCATGGCGCTCGTCATCCACCGTCAATTCCACGTGAAAGAGCTGCTGTTTCTCCACCTGAAGCCAGGCGCTGATGATGTAGGCAAGCGGTCCCCAACTTCGCTTGAACTCCCGGTCCGCGCGCTCCACCATACCTGCCTCTACCCCAAAACCAGCCAGCAGAAACATCGATTGTTCCCCGATCCGTGCAACATCGATCCGCTGCCGCACTCCAGCGATGATGTGTTTGCAACCGATTCCGAGCGGATCCAACCGCAGCCCACTGCCATACAGGCTCACCGCCAGCGCGTTTGCAGTGCCTCGCGCAATGATGCCCATCGGAACTCCAGTCCCCACCAGGGAAGTAGCCACCGCAGCAACAGTACCATCCCCTCCAGATGCAATGACACCATCACATCCCGCTTGCAGCGCGGCTTGAATCTGGGAACCCACATCGGTGTCCGGCTCCGTCAAGACCACCTCCAGTTCCATGTAGGGTTCCAGCCACCCCTTGATGGTTCCCAGGTCCCTGTCATCACTGCCACTTCCCGCCACCGGATTGTGGATCAAGAGCAAACGCCGTTGACGGCGGCGGGGACGCTGGGTTTCAAAACGGCGAAGACTCGCCATCTGGCGGGAGTTCGGCTTGGCACTCGCGCGAATGCCCTTCACCTCAGTCAAGAGTTCCTCATAACTGCTTTCCGGCGACAGGGTCTTCAAAAATGCCAGCAATACCATCACCGAGCGTCCCTGCCCCAGTGCACAGTGCACCAACACCGACTTTCCGGCATTGCGCTGTTCATGCATCCAACTC is a window encoding:
- a CDS encoding diacylglycerol kinase family protein, whose translation is MNRGILYGLLAVLLVWMGWSSTSVLLRVLVWWIAVGAAWFALGYVSGRGELLFKSPRGRLPIAIKIVLMPLLFGVGIYNVIARSLDSSPAFQEIREGVWLGRRLLPSDFAHIRELEIGAVLDVTAEFDALSEIHLLAHMQYLNIPVFDHDRMRLGQLQRAVSWMHEQRNAGKSVLVHCALGQGRSVMVLLAFLKTLSPESSYEELLTEVKGIRASAKPNSRQMASLRRFETQRPRRRQRRLLLIHNPVAGSGSDDRDLGTIKGWLEPYMELEVVLTEPDTDVGSQIQAALQAGCDGVIASGGDGTVAAVATSLVGTGVPMGIIARGTANALAVSLYGSGLRLDPLGIGCKHIIAGVRQRIDVARIGEQSMFLLAGFGVEAGMVERADREFKRSWGPLAYIISAWLQVEKQQLFHVELTVDDERHEFESGSVVVANAAPMASVFALGGGVPDFCDGQLDVTVLTGDTSFALDLETLLELWQGKSQENANGSLHHFRGRKICIRTEPAQAMVVDGELVEVKSPCEFEVLPAALTVFRAMEENTD